The Xiphias gladius isolate SHS-SW01 ecotype Sanya breed wild chromosome 7, ASM1685928v1, whole genome shotgun sequence genome window below encodes:
- the sytl2b gene encoding synaptotagmin-like protein 2 isoform X5: MFGGATAKGDKLSGSVMTMYSGDFGNVEVQGTMQFSINYVQRLREFHIFVAECRDLAAVDPKRGRSDPYVKSYLVPDKANLGKRKTSVKKKTLNPTFNEILRYRVRMEYLRTQTLILAVWHHDTFGRNSFLGEVDVDLSKWDFDHTQMNYLALKARTTPTLAPSNGRGEMRLAIRFLPQITHSEGVTKDGPNTGEIHIWVKDCKNLPLIRATIDPYVKCFVLPDTSRKSRQKTRVLRRTADPVFNHTMVYDGIRDADLTEACVELTVWDRDRLASNMLGGLRLSAGTGRSYGAEVEWMDSTPYEVALWERMMATPNEWVEDVLHLRMVNSAKTAFK, translated from the exons ATGTTTGGAGGCGCTACAGCCAAAGGAGATAAA CTGAGTGGAAGTGTAATGACCATGTACAGCGGAGACTTTGGGAACGTGGAGGTCCAGGGAACTATGCAGTTTTCCATCAACTACGTTCAGAGGCTCAGAGAGTTTCACATCTTCGTGGCCGAGTGCCGAGACTTGGCTGCTGTCGACCCGAAGAGGGGTCGCTCGGATCC gTACGTCAAAAGCTACCTGGTACCTGACAAAGCTAATctgggaaagaggaaaacatctgtaaaaaagaAGACCCTGAATCCAACTTTCAATGAGATCCTCAGA TATCGTGTTCGCATGGAGTACCTCAGAACTCAGACGCTCATTCTCGCTGTTTGGCATCACGACACCTTTGGCAGGAACAGTTTCCTGGGCGAGGTAGACGTGGACCTGTCCAAGTGGGACTTTGACCACACCCAGATGAACTACTTAGCCCTGAAAGCGAgg ACTACACCCACTCTAGCGCCATCAAATGGGCGAGGAGAGATGAGACTAGCGATACGTTTCCTGCCACAGATCACCCACAGTGAAG GTGTAACTAAAGATGGTCCCAACACCGGAGAGATTCACATTTGGGTGAAAGATTGCAAGAACCTGCCTCTAATCAGGGCCACCATTGACCCATACGTGAAGTG CTTTGTGCTGCCAGACACGAGCAGGAAGAGTCGGCAGAAGACACGTGTGCTGCGGAGGACGGCGGATCCAGTGTTCAACCACACGATGGTGTACGATGGCATCAGAGACGCTGATCTAACTGAAGCCTGCGTGGAGCTCACTGTCTGGGACCGAGACAGGCTAGCAAGCAACATGCTGGGGGGCCTGAGGCTCAGCGCTGGAACAG gCAGAAGTTACGGAGCAGAGGTGGAATGGATGGACTCGACCCCTTATGAGGTGGCCCTGTGGGAGCGCATGATGGCTACCCCCAATGAATGGGTGGAGGACGTACTCCATTTACGAATGGTGAACTCGGCAAAAACCGCTTTTAAATAA